Proteins from a single region of Runella sp. SP2:
- a CDS encoding Dabb family protein, with protein MLRHSVILKLKPSLTSYEKQAFFKAVDSLATLPNVQKFEVLKQISPKNNFEYGISMEFETQEQYDFYTNHPEHEAFVQNYWLKSVDDFLEIDYQKITK; from the coding sequence ATGCTTCGACATTCCGTAATTCTGAAATTAAAACCCTCGCTGACCAGCTACGAGAAACAGGCGTTTTTCAAGGCGGTTGATTCCCTCGCTACGCTCCCAAATGTTCAAAAGTTTGAGGTGCTAAAACAGATAAGCCCCAAAAATAACTTTGAGTACGGGATTTCGATGGAGTTTGAGACTCAAGAACAATATGATTTTTATACAAATCATCCAGAACACGAGGCTTTTGTGCAGAATTACTGGCTAAAATCTGTGGACGATTTCTTAGAAATAGATTATCAAAAAATAACCAAATAA
- a CDS encoding sugar phosphate isomerase/epimerase: MSFAQSKRGKAASVDWKLGVALYTFSTMSFPEQLAYADSASLKYVEGFVFAKAGKELKDSVLFKLSPAGIQTLKKRIADQGLKMESIYIVGGKTVADWKRDFDIAKAFGVKYVTGEPPRNLWDSVDSLAGVYGIKVALHNHWNGNSIYWHPDSVLVALKGHPNFGACPDLGHYPKSGINPVLALKKLHGKIIGIHLKDIAEYNNNKLQDVPVGTGVVDFPAVFDELKQQRYKGYVMFERDTKEKPNNLASLKQMVDYYYKTLAIPR; this comes from the coding sequence ATGTCATTTGCTCAAAGCAAACGAGGAAAAGCGGCTTCAGTCGATTGGAAACTGGGTGTGGCGCTCTATACCTTTAGTACCATGTCGTTTCCTGAGCAGTTGGCGTATGCAGACAGTGCCTCTTTGAAATATGTCGAAGGGTTTGTTTTTGCAAAAGCGGGTAAAGAGTTAAAAGATAGTGTGTTGTTTAAGCTTTCTCCTGCAGGAATTCAGACATTAAAGAAAAGAATAGCCGACCAGGGGCTTAAAATGGAATCCATTTATATCGTAGGAGGAAAAACGGTAGCCGATTGGAAACGAGACTTCGATATCGCAAAAGCCTTTGGGGTAAAATACGTGACGGGAGAGCCGCCTCGAAATCTGTGGGATAGCGTGGATAGTTTGGCGGGAGTCTATGGGATAAAAGTGGCTTTGCACAACCACTGGAATGGAAACAGTATTTATTGGCATCCCGATTCGGTATTGGTGGCCTTGAAAGGTCATCCCAATTTTGGGGCTTGCCCCGACCTTGGGCACTATCCCAAATCGGGAATAAATCCTGTGTTGGCCTTAAAGAAATTGCACGGAAAAATCATTGGGATTCACCTCAAAGATATCGCGGAATACAACAACAACAAACTCCAAGACGTACCCGTGGGCACAGGTGTGGTGGATTTCCCAGCGGTTTTTGATGAGCTAAAACAACAACGTTATAAAGGCTATGTGATGTTTGAACGAGATACGAAAGAAAAGCCCAATAATCTTGCATCGTTGAAACAAATGGTTGACTATTATTATAAAACGTTAGCCATACCCCGTTGA
- a CDS encoding glycosyl hydrolase, translating to MRMKTKIQSVLVLLLASSVGSYAQDKTQFQTPPNSAKPRVWWHWMNGNISKEGIQKDLEWMERVGIGGFQNFDANLFTPVVVPKKLVFMTPDWKDAFKFTTQFADQKGLEMAIAGSPGWSVTGGPWVKPEDAMKKYVWTETRIEGGKPFSGKLPRPSDVTGKYQNVEIGAGGLTGGFVGEKPNFYQDALVIAYRLPSSEKTLTELAPKVSSSGGSFALKELTDTDLNKATLLPPMAVGQEMWLQYEFETPQTFKAFSLAGANEGALSEFRGNPENRTLKVSDDGVNFREIAKVSGSTVPYNTVAIPSTTAKYWRMCWKTLAPAPNMFAAMAGRPAEEPKPEGVHVAEFVLHSSSRIDQLEDKAGFTPWKESSPLTPNGGISTDVIYPNDIIDITDKMLPDGTLNWEAPIGGWELIRLGYSLTGRQNHPASPEATGLEVDKLDKEAVRRYINTYLDMYKDATGGLMGAKGLNYMVLDSYEAGHMNWTKGFPEEFKKRRGYDLRRWVPVLTGRIVTSLEASEKFLWDFRKTIGEMIAENHYDVIGEELKKRGMKRYTESHEGGRIYLADGMDVKRNSDIPMSAMWTPGSLAGGNDEEVRSEADIRESASVANIYGKPIVAAESMTSVGKPFQEYPEKLKRTADLEMASGLNRFVIHTSVHQPLDDKKPGFSLGPFGQYFTRQETWAEAGGKAWMSYLGRSCYLLQQGRNVADILYYYGENNNVTWVSREKLPSIPAGYEFDYVNSFALLNAIKAQNGKLVAQSGNTYSVLVLDESAKLMTLPVLKKIRDLVKAGVKVVGEKPLKSPSLADNETEFQSIVNEIWPSVTTTVTVPTTPDVIISKTSNKILFRHREISPIGSDRRAGQGADIYWLNNRSDKPANAEVSFRVTGKVPEIWNPQTGKVEKVSYQIKDGRTIVPLKLESWDAFFIVFEDKATANSYTKSATKEMPLSQMVGAWKVSIAGKNVTMDKLASWSESTDADIKYFSGTATYNNNFQINTPIGRSADAGKGAVILDLGEVKNIAEVIVNGKNVGTVWKKPYKIDITSAVKEGDNTLQINVTNNWVNRLVGDAQPDVKQKTTFTTMPFYRKDSPLVPSGLIGDVKVLQVK from the coding sequence ATGAGAATGAAAACTAAAATTCAATCTGTTTTAGTCTTGCTACTCGCGTCGAGTGTAGGAAGTTATGCCCAAGACAAGACCCAGTTTCAGACCCCACCAAACTCTGCTAAACCTCGCGTTTGGTGGCATTGGATGAACGGAAATATATCTAAAGAAGGAATTCAAAAAGATTTGGAATGGATGGAGCGTGTGGGTATCGGTGGTTTTCAAAATTTCGATGCCAACTTATTTACGCCCGTTGTGGTGCCAAAGAAACTTGTTTTTATGACGCCCGACTGGAAAGATGCCTTTAAGTTTACCACTCAGTTTGCTGACCAAAAAGGGCTTGAAATGGCCATTGCGGGTTCGCCAGGCTGGAGCGTAACGGGCGGTCCTTGGGTAAAGCCCGAAGATGCCATGAAAAAATACGTTTGGACCGAAACTCGGATTGAGGGTGGAAAACCTTTTTCGGGGAAATTACCGCGTCCGTCGGATGTGACGGGGAAATATCAAAATGTGGAGATTGGAGCAGGGGGGCTGACGGGGGGCTTTGTGGGTGAAAAACCTAATTTTTATCAAGATGCGTTGGTGATTGCGTACCGACTGCCCAGTTCGGAAAAAACGTTAACGGAATTAGCTCCCAAAGTAAGTTCGAGTGGAGGAAGTTTTGCGCTGAAAGAGTTGACAGATACCGATTTAAATAAGGCTACGTTATTGCCTCCCATGGCGGTGGGGCAAGAGATGTGGCTTCAGTACGAATTTGAAACCCCGCAAACGTTTAAAGCATTTTCCTTGGCAGGCGCCAACGAGGGTGCATTGTCGGAGTTTCGGGGAAATCCTGAAAACCGAACGTTGAAAGTAAGCGACGACGGCGTGAATTTTCGTGAAATTGCCAAAGTGTCAGGAAGTACGGTTCCTTACAATACCGTAGCCATTCCTTCGACCACGGCGAAATATTGGCGGATGTGTTGGAAAACCCTTGCGCCTGCTCCCAATATGTTTGCTGCTATGGCAGGTCGCCCTGCCGAAGAGCCTAAGCCTGAAGGGGTTCACGTGGCCGAGTTTGTGTTGCACAGCAGCAGCCGTATTGATCAGTTAGAGGACAAAGCGGGTTTTACGCCTTGGAAAGAAAGCAGCCCCCTAACCCCCAATGGGGGAATAAGTACCGATGTCATTTACCCCAATGATATTATTGATATAACCGATAAAATGCTCCCTGATGGTACACTCAATTGGGAAGCCCCCATTGGGGGTTGGGAGCTGATTCGTCTTGGTTATTCCCTTACGGGTCGTCAAAATCACCCAGCTTCTCCCGAAGCAACTGGTTTAGAGGTAGATAAGTTGGATAAAGAGGCCGTTCGTCGTTATATCAATACCTATCTGGATATGTACAAAGACGCCACGGGAGGCTTGATGGGAGCTAAAGGGCTAAATTACATGGTGTTGGATAGCTACGAAGCGGGACACATGAATTGGACCAAAGGTTTTCCTGAGGAGTTCAAAAAACGTCGTGGGTATGACCTTCGTCGGTGGGTACCTGTGTTGACGGGCAGAATCGTGACATCGTTGGAAGCAAGTGAGAAGTTTTTGTGGGATTTTCGTAAAACGATTGGCGAAATGATTGCCGAAAACCACTACGACGTGATTGGAGAAGAGTTGAAGAAACGCGGTATGAAACGTTATACCGAATCCCACGAGGGAGGACGGATTTATTTGGCCGACGGCATGGATGTAAAACGCAATTCTGACATCCCAATGTCGGCTATGTGGACGCCAGGGAGTTTGGCAGGAGGAAACGATGAGGAGGTGCGGAGCGAGGCGGATATTCGTGAATCGGCTTCAGTAGCCAATATTTATGGAAAACCCATCGTGGCAGCGGAATCAATGACGTCGGTGGGAAAACCTTTTCAAGAATATCCTGAAAAATTGAAACGTACTGCTGATTTAGAAATGGCGTCGGGCTTAAACCGTTTTGTGATTCACACTTCCGTGCACCAACCACTTGATGACAAAAAACCAGGATTTTCACTTGGACCTTTTGGACAATATTTTACCCGACAAGAGACGTGGGCGGAAGCGGGAGGCAAAGCATGGATGTCGTATCTGGGGCGTAGTTGTTATTTGCTTCAACAAGGCCGTAACGTCGCGGATATTTTGTACTATTACGGTGAAAACAACAACGTGACGTGGGTTAGTCGTGAAAAATTGCCCTCAATTCCAGCGGGTTATGAATTTGATTACGTCAATTCTTTCGCACTATTAAATGCCATTAAGGCGCAAAATGGTAAACTCGTTGCGCAAAGTGGCAATACGTACAGCGTGTTGGTATTGGATGAATCGGCGAAGCTGATGACCTTGCCTGTTTTGAAAAAAATTCGTGATTTGGTCAAAGCAGGGGTAAAAGTAGTAGGAGAAAAACCGCTAAAATCGCCAAGTTTGGCCGATAATGAAACGGAATTTCAGTCGATTGTGAATGAAATATGGCCGTCGGTTACTACCACCGTCACCGTCCCCACAACGCCAGACGTAATTATTTCCAAAACGTCCAACAAAATCCTTTTCCGCCATCGAGAAATTTCCCCCATTGGGTCGGACCGCCGCGCGGGGCAGGGGGCTGATATTTACTGGTTAAATAACCGTAGCGACAAGCCTGCCAATGCCGAAGTAAGTTTCCGCGTCACGGGCAAAGTACCAGAAATATGGAACCCACAAACGGGCAAAGTCGAAAAAGTGAGTTACCAAATAAAGGATGGACGCACGATTGTTCCTTTGAAACTTGAATCGTGGGATGCGTTTTTTATTGTTTTCGAGGATAAAGCCACGGCAAATAGCTATACCAAGTCTGCTACCAAAGAAATGCCCCTGAGCCAAATGGTAGGAGCATGGAAAGTGAGCATTGCGGGTAAAAACGTAACAATGGATAAATTGGCATCATGGAGCGAAAGCACAGATGCTGACATTAAATATTTTTCAGGTACGGCCACGTACAACAATAATTTTCAAATAAATACCCCCATTGGGCGGTCCGCCGATGCGGGCAAGGGGGCTGTTATCCTTGATTTGGGTGAGGTTAAAAACATCGCGGAGGTCATTGTGAACGGTAAAAACGTAGGAACCGTTTGGAAAAAACCGTATAAAATCGACATTACCTCGGCGGTGAAAGAAGGCGATAATACCCTTCAAATCAATGTTACCAATAACTGGGTCAACCGCCTTGTGGGGGATGCGCAGCCCGATGTAAAGCAAAAAACGACCTTCACGACCATGCCGTTTTACCGAAAAGATTCACCTTTGGTTCCCTCAGGTTTAATCGGGGATGTGAAGGTCTTGCAAGTGAAATAA
- a CDS encoding alpha/beta hydrolase, with the protein MNLSRVIFCFLLLIQTGLAFGQKPNPMIKFFPQGTVLHGNIPYNNDTLSKHLLDIYLPPNPKSKMPLVVWVHGGGWLVNDKYADMGYMKATISELLNSGFALASIDYRFASQAVFPALIQDCNRAISFLYDNAAQYGYDKNRIALMGFSAGGHLASLMALSKNNKVESFFMPNTSKSFTFKAVVDFYGPSELASLNSSENPKANEGILLGAAPIDRPDLAKIASPVTYVDKNDPPFLIIHGEKDESVPNRQSKLLNGWLKSVGVQSDLIIVKDAPHFGVMFDAPEIRSRILSFLKETLKP; encoded by the coding sequence ATGAACTTGTCACGCGTTATCTTTTGCTTTTTATTACTGATTCAAACGGGTCTTGCCTTTGGCCAGAAACCCAACCCGATGATAAAATTCTTTCCTCAGGGTACAGTTTTGCACGGAAATATCCCCTACAACAACGATACTTTGTCTAAACACCTGCTGGACATTTATTTGCCCCCAAACCCTAAAAGTAAAATGCCGTTGGTGGTTTGGGTTCATGGCGGTGGATGGTTGGTCAACGACAAGTATGCTGATATGGGTTATATGAAAGCTACCATTTCGGAGCTTCTAAACAGCGGATTTGCGTTGGCGTCCATCGATTATCGTTTTGCTTCGCAAGCTGTTTTTCCTGCACTTATTCAGGACTGCAACCGTGCCATTTCATTTTTGTACGACAATGCCGCCCAATATGGGTACGACAAAAATCGTATCGCTTTGATGGGCTTTTCGGCGGGGGGGCATTTGGCTTCGTTGATGGCCTTGTCTAAAAACAATAAAGTGGAATCGTTTTTTATGCCAAATACCTCTAAATCGTTTACGTTTAAAGCAGTTGTTGATTTTTATGGTCCTTCAGAATTAGCTTCCCTAAATTCGAGTGAAAATCCCAAAGCCAACGAAGGCATTTTGTTAGGTGCAGCGCCCATTGACCGTCCTGATTTGGCGAAAATTGCCAGTCCAGTTACGTATGTTGACAAAAATGATCCACCGTTTTTAATCATTCACGGTGAAAAAGACGAAAGTGTGCCCAATCGGCAATCAAAACTGCTGAACGGTTGGTTGAAATCGGTCGGTGTTCAAAGCGATTTAATCATTGTCAAAGACGCCCCACATTTTGGCGTGATGTTCGACGCCCCCGAAATTCGTTCACGAATCCTGAGCTTTCTAAAAGAAACCCTGAAACCATGA
- a CDS encoding family 78 glycoside hydrolase catalytic domain: MKFAQKSCLLALILLHYQAIAQLSVSKLTCEYMDNPTVVDEKQPRLSWVNLAQKNERGQKQTAYQIRVASSPAALEKPDFWDSGKTNSEVSNRVRYEGKALASRDNCFWQVRVWDKNGKPSAWSSVGQWRMGLLNPTDWKAEWIGAPWQGEEALPKPPGGPNERTKLLPPPAPLLRKSLIINKKVKQAVVYTTGLGYFEMYANGQKVSNDLLVPNQTNYDKRPSLPKAYISLPDEFRDYQVMYLAYDLTHLLKQGKNAIGAILGNGFYNAPKFWTASYGSPRFIAQLHLTYQDGSEEVIVSDTSWKAAKSAIQSDLVFDGEIYDSREEQPDWCQPTFDDSRWASAIKRRTPHGRLVAHTSPTDKITKVLQPISVQKLPNGNYKVNFAEEISGWVRLKNVSAPAGHSIKMTFNANVYSGENTFIFNGQKSQTYAPRFNWFVFSGVEISNWYCELKPENIQAEAVNTDVKENAVFETSNTLFNQINHIWRRSQMDNMHGGIASDCPHRERSPYTGDAQVACHTVMHNFDARAFYKKWLNDMLSAQIPATGYIPNGAPWQPGCGGGVAWGAAIHVIPWEFYQHYGDVELLKENYEGMTGYMKYMKTWVNDEGIMFSQRTGNDGKPLQWWNLGDWAGLKGKLPPDALVHTFYYWLCADITAKTAQILGKPQEALTYRAVAENTKKVFISKFYDAQKGTFGKYGANIFALKMGLEGAQYQAVVASLKNDIAEADGHLDTGIFGTRYFFEVLAENGLNDLAYNALNKKTFPSFGHWIELGSTTTREFWDEDGSHNHPMYGGGLSWLYRHLAGMKTDEKATGYKHILFQPMPVKELSFVKYSTESNFGKAGIEWRQNKGFEMLLDVPVGSTATVHFPKGANRKITENNLDIIRLKSVSNLRVEGDDVVFELESGNYHFKAK; the protein is encoded by the coding sequence ATGAAGTTTGCCCAAAAATCTTGCTTGTTGGCGCTTATTTTGCTTCATTATCAAGCAATTGCGCAGTTGAGCGTCTCAAAACTAACCTGCGAATACATGGACAATCCGACGGTGGTGGATGAAAAACAGCCGAGGTTGTCGTGGGTAAATCTTGCCCAAAAAAACGAAAGAGGCCAAAAACAAACGGCCTACCAAATTCGGGTAGCCTCTAGTCCTGCCGCGCTCGAAAAACCTGATTTTTGGGACAGTGGAAAAACGAACAGCGAGGTTTCCAATCGAGTACGTTATGAAGGAAAAGCGCTCGCATCGCGTGACAATTGTTTTTGGCAAGTACGGGTATGGGACAAAAACGGAAAGCCTTCGGCTTGGAGTTCGGTAGGGCAGTGGCGCATGGGGTTGTTGAACCCCACCGACTGGAAAGCCGAGTGGATAGGCGCCCCTTGGCAAGGGGAAGAGGCACTTCCCAAGCCTCCAGGTGGCCCCAACGAACGCACCAAGCTGCTGCCACCACCCGCACCTTTGTTGCGTAAAAGCTTGATAATTAATAAGAAAGTCAAACAAGCCGTAGTTTATACGACAGGCTTGGGTTATTTTGAGATGTATGCCAATGGGCAAAAAGTATCTAATGATTTATTGGTTCCTAACCAAACCAATTACGACAAACGCCCGTCGTTACCGAAAGCCTACATTTCACTGCCCGACGAGTTTCGCGATTACCAAGTGATGTACCTAGCTTACGATTTGACCCATCTTTTAAAACAGGGGAAAAACGCCATTGGGGCGATTCTTGGCAATGGGTTTTACAATGCACCTAAATTTTGGACCGCCTCGTACGGCTCGCCCCGATTTATTGCGCAGCTGCACCTGACCTACCAAGATGGGAGCGAAGAGGTGATTGTGTCGGATACTTCGTGGAAAGCAGCCAAATCGGCCATTCAATCTGATTTGGTATTTGACGGGGAAATATACGATTCGCGCGAGGAGCAGCCCGATTGGTGCCAGCCCACCTTCGATGACTCGCGCTGGGCATCGGCCATCAAACGCCGTACTCCTCATGGTCGCTTGGTGGCGCATACGTCGCCTACCGATAAGATTACCAAGGTATTACAGCCCATTTCGGTTCAAAAACTGCCGAACGGAAATTACAAGGTAAATTTTGCCGAAGAGATATCGGGCTGGGTACGGCTCAAAAATGTATCAGCGCCTGCGGGTCATTCCATCAAAATGACCTTCAATGCCAACGTATATTCGGGAGAGAATACCTTCATTTTCAACGGTCAAAAATCCCAAACCTACGCTCCTCGGTTCAATTGGTTTGTATTTAGCGGCGTCGAAATCAGCAATTGGTACTGCGAACTTAAACCTGAAAACATCCAAGCCGAGGCTGTCAACACAGACGTGAAGGAAAACGCCGTTTTTGAAACCTCCAATACGCTCTTCAATCAAATTAATCACATTTGGCGGCGTAGTCAAATGGACAATATGCACGGTGGTATCGCCTCCGATTGTCCCCACCGTGAGCGTTCTCCCTATACAGGCGATGCGCAAGTAGCATGTCACACCGTTATGCACAATTTTGACGCCCGTGCTTTTTACAAAAAATGGCTCAATGACATGCTTTCGGCACAAATCCCCGCCACGGGCTATATTCCCAACGGCGCCCCTTGGCAACCTGGATGCGGAGGAGGCGTGGCGTGGGGCGCGGCCATCCACGTGATTCCTTGGGAGTTTTACCAACACTACGGCGATGTCGAGCTATTGAAGGAAAATTACGAAGGGATGACGGGCTACATGAAGTACATGAAAACGTGGGTCAACGACGAAGGAATCATGTTTTCGCAACGGACGGGCAACGACGGCAAGCCCTTGCAATGGTGGAATTTGGGCGACTGGGCAGGGTTGAAAGGAAAACTCCCACCTGATGCGCTGGTGCATACGTTTTACTATTGGTTGTGCGCTGACATTACGGCCAAAACGGCCCAAATTTTGGGGAAACCTCAGGAGGCTTTAACCTACCGAGCCGTGGCCGAAAACACCAAAAAGGTGTTTATTTCAAAATTTTATGATGCTCAGAAAGGAACTTTTGGCAAGTACGGCGCCAATATTTTTGCGCTTAAAATGGGACTGGAAGGGGCACAATACCAAGCTGTTGTCGCATCGTTAAAAAACGACATTGCGGAAGCCGATGGGCATCTTGACACGGGTATTTTTGGCACGCGTTACTTTTTTGAAGTATTGGCCGAAAATGGGCTCAACGACTTGGCTTACAACGCCCTCAACAAAAAAACGTTCCCAAGTTTTGGGCATTGGATTGAGCTTGGGAGCACCACCACCCGTGAGTTTTGGGACGAAGACGGTTCGCACAATCACCCCATGTACGGGGGAGGGTTAAGTTGGTTGTATCGACACTTAGCGGGCATGAAAACCGACGAAAAAGCAACGGGGTATAAGCACATTCTATTTCAACCCATGCCTGTGAAAGAACTGTCCTTTGTCAAGTATTCGACAGAATCCAACTTTGGAAAAGCGGGAATAGAATGGCGTCAAAACAAAGGCTTTGAAATGTTGCTGGACGTACCCGTTGGAAGCACCGCGACGGTGCATTTCCCCAAGGGAGCTAATCGTAAAATCACCGAAAACAACCTCGATATCATACGCCTCAAGTCAGTTTCCAACCTTCGTGTCGAAGGCGATGACGTGGTGTTTGAGCTTGAGAGCGGTAATTATCATTTCAAAGCGAAGTGA
- a CDS encoding NrtR DNA-binding winged helix domain-containing protein, producing the protein MKSLSQQNYIPQVSIDCVIFGYSEQQLQVLIPKINFKGDFWALPSGFVFQDEDMDNAAQRILRERTGIESIYLEQFKVFGRANRSSKAFLDKLIQQNFDKLGEKSASHATEYDWFTKRFLSVGYYALVDMNKVVPQKTDLDESIEWYGIHDLPQMIMDHEEIINEALKTLQSHIDEKINAFNLLPDTFTMKEVQDVYEAISGKSFVRTNFQKMILSLDVLERLEKKFTGAANKAPYLYRFRKD; encoded by the coding sequence ATGAAGAGCCTCAGTCAACAAAATTACATCCCACAAGTGTCCATCGATTGCGTCATTTTTGGGTATTCGGAGCAGCAGTTACAAGTATTAATCCCAAAAATCAATTTCAAGGGTGATTTTTGGGCCTTACCCAGCGGGTTTGTATTTCAGGACGAAGATATGGATAACGCCGCACAACGTATTTTACGAGAACGAACGGGCATAGAATCTATTTACTTGGAACAATTCAAGGTATTTGGTCGGGCCAATAGAAGTAGTAAAGCGTTTTTAGATAAACTGATTCAGCAAAATTTTGACAAGCTTGGCGAAAAAAGCGCAAGTCACGCCACCGAATACGATTGGTTTACCAAGCGCTTCCTGTCCGTGGGTTACTATGCTTTGGTGGACATGAATAAAGTTGTTCCACAAAAAACAGACTTGGATGAGTCAATTGAATGGTACGGTATTCATGACTTGCCACAAATGATTATGGATCACGAAGAAATTATCAATGAAGCCCTAAAAACGCTCCAAAGCCATATTGATGAAAAAATCAATGCGTTTAATCTTTTGCCCGACACCTTCACAATGAAAGAAGTGCAGGATGTTTATGAAGCCATCAGTGGAAAAAGCTTTGTTCGTACCAACTTTCAAAAAATGATTCTTTCCTTGGACGTACTCGAACGTCTCGAAAAGAAGTTTACGGGAGCTGCCAACAAAGCCCCGTATTTGTATCGGTTTAGGAAAGACTAA